AACTATGCACATATCAGAGGGAGTTTTATCTCTTCCCGTTCTTGCCACTGGAGCGGCTGTAACAGTCGCCGGAACCATGATCGGACTGAAAAAAATTGATTCAGAAAAGCTCGTAACAGTTGCTCTGCTTTCGTCTGTATTCTTTGTCGCATCGCTTATTCATATTCCTCTAGGACCAGGCAGTGCGCACCTTATTCTCAGCGGGCTTATGGGGCTGGTACTCGGATGGGCCGCCTTCCCCGCGATCCTTACCGGATTACTATTGCAAGCTATCCTCTTTCAATATGGAGGACTCACTGTCATCGGCGTAAACACTGCCACTATGGCCTTGCCTGCGGTTCTCTGCCATTACCTATTCCGCTCTCTGCTCAATAAGGGCGGCAAGAGCATGACTGTCGGCGCATTTCTTTGCGGGGCGGTATCAATCGGACTTTCGGCGATGCTGACCGCATTCGCATTATCTTTCACCGACGACAGTTTCATCGGCGCGGCACAGCTTATTGTATATGCGCACTTGCCCATCATGATTATTGAAGGATTTATCTGCGTATTCACATACAGCTTCCTTTACAAGGTCAGACCTGAAATGCTGATGGCTACTCAAGAATAATTTACGCTAACGCGACTTATATGTTTCACGTAAAGAAGCGCGTAAGAGGATATCCTCTTACGCGCTTCTTTCTTGGCTATAACAAAAAGGATTAAACCGAAAACAGCTTACTCGATAACTTTCATACTCTGCCATTTACCGCCCTTGAAGCGTAAGTAAAAAGAAAAGCTTAGAGCAACCACGTAAGCGGTAAAAATCGCCCAGAGGAAATTAGGACCAAGCTTCCAAACCTCCACCCCGAGATAGCACGGTATTACCATCAAAGTTACACATAAAAAACCGACAAGCTTCATAACCCAGACAACATCTCCCGCACCCTTCAATGCTCCAGAGTAGACAAGCGCAAGTCCATCAAAGAAAATATAAGCAACCGTGAACAGCAAGAAGATTCGACCATGCTCAAGAACTTCTCCAAATTGCGCATCACCGATATCATGAGGACGAAACATACTTATCAAAGTGTCCGGTATGGCTATGTAAATCAGCCCCATAAAGAGCATCCACGCACAAGTGATATGAAATGCACAGGTCGTAGCTCTTTTAGCATACTCAGGGCGCCCCTGCCCTATTGCCTGACCAACCAGAGTACTAACTCCGACAGAAATACCATAGGCGGGGAAAAATGTTATTCCGTCAATAGAAAGAACAATATTGCTTGCAGCAAGAATTGTTGTTCCAAGCCTTCCCACCATATAAACAAAAAAAGTAACGGCAAAAATATCTAGAAAGAACTGAACCCCGTTTGACAAACCATACTTTATGAATCTGCGAAAAAGTTGCGGAGCGAATTTAAAATTACTTAATACACCGTATTTCTTCTCATTCTTACTATTAAAGATAAGAGGAATATAAAGACCTACAATTACACATCCAGCTAGAACAGTCGCAATTCCAGCCCCTTGAATACCCAACTCTGGGAAAATCCAAACACCGTTTATGAGTGCATAATCTAATGGAATATTGACCAGTGCTCCCACCATGTTCACGATCATAACGGTTCTGGTAAGCCCGCGTCCTGAATAGAAACTTGATAGTGCTGTATCTAGAACAGGCAGCCCTGCTCCGAACATCAATATTCTAAAATATTGGATCTCGAGCACGGTGACTTCAGGCGGATGTCCACCCAATACAAGCAATGGAGTCAGGAAATGACCAAAAATCACAAGAATGACCCACGCTGCGAGTGAAAAATATATGCCCTGCCATAAACTAGTTGCGACCTTGTCTGGCCTTGCGGCTCCGGTATATTGAGCAATGAAAACGTTTATATAGCTGGCAACGCCCATAAAGAAGGATATGAATAAAAAAGCAAGGATCCCTGCTGGAAGTGCGGCGGCAATTGCCTCAACGGAATAC
This window of the Maridesulfovibrio frigidus DSM 17176 genome carries:
- the cbiM gene encoding cobalt transporter CbiM, producing MHISEGVLSLPVLATGAAVTVAGTMIGLKKIDSEKLVTVALLSSVFFVASLIHIPLGPGSAHLILSGLMGLVLGWAAFPAILTGLLLQAILFQYGGLTVIGVNTATMALPAVLCHYLFRSLLNKGGKSMTVGAFLCGAVSIGLSAMLTAFALSFTDDSFIGAAQLIVYAHLPIMIIEGFICVFTYSFLYKVRPEMLMATQE
- a CDS encoding MATE family efflux transporter; amino-acid sequence: MSSLWNRPFGYKDVLKISLPLAVSMASTTIMQITDRVFLGRYSVEAIAAALPAGILAFLFISFFMGVASYINVFIAQYTGAARPDKVATSLWQGIYFSLAAWVILVIFGHFLTPLLVLGGHPPEVTVLEIQYFRILMFGAGLPVLDTALSSFYSGRGLTRTVMIVNMVGALVNIPLDYALINGVWIFPELGIQGAGIATVLAGCVIVGLYIPLIFNSKNEKKYGVLSNFKFAPQLFRRFIKYGLSNGVQFFLDIFAVTFFVYMVGRLGTTILAASNIVLSIDGITFFPAYGISVGVSTLVGQAIGQGRPEYAKRATTCAFHITCAWMLFMGLIYIAIPDTLISMFRPHDIGDAQFGEVLEHGRIFLLFTVAYIFFDGLALVYSGALKGAGDVVWVMKLVGFLCVTLMVIPCYLGVEVWKLGPNFLWAIFTAYVVALSFSFYLRFKGGKWQSMKVIE